From a single Parambassis ranga chromosome 2, fParRan2.1, whole genome shotgun sequence genomic region:
- the gja4 gene encoding gap junction alpha-4 protein, whose protein sequence is MSRADWSFLEHLLEEGQEYSTNIGRVWLTVLFLFRMLVLGTAAESAWDDEQADFVCNTRQPGCTAVCYDRAFPISHFRYFVLQVIFVSTPTIFYFGYVAIRAGNEKKKEEVKDGMQAEEGGGRSNNNEIVIETKDTSRTKDNKDEKEKEKSGGKGRKTERALPEAPKLKGRLLGVYTFSILVKVLLEVSFIVGLWFLYDGFFVVPKFECTGFPCPHTVDCFVSRPTEKTIFTIYTQVIAAISLFLNFVELLHLLQLAISHRLEKRYRIQHLPRPKQLPALQDATEVHTEMAQAYDVGTHVQLPVHGETVCYPSPCESYGDMAIEVHCAPGEAGNDVLPSYMNCMEAMRTTHFPRAHHKKHTHHTGKNSKGAHKGHSKQKHYV, encoded by the coding sequence ATGTCCAGAGCTGACTGGTCCTTCCTGGAGCACCTGCTGGAGGAGGGCCAGGAGTATTCAACAAACATTGGCCGCGTCTGGCTTACTGTACTCTTTCTGTTTCGCATGCTGGTCCTGGGAACTGCTGCTGAATCCGCCTGGGATGACGAACAAGCAGATTTTGTCTGCAACACCCGACAGCCTGGCTGCACAGCTGTGTGCTACGACAGAGCCTTTCCCATATCCCACTTCCGCTACTTTGTGCTCCAGGTCATCTTCGTCTCCACGCCAACCATCTTCTACTTTGGATATGTGGCTATAAGGGCTGGgaatgaaaagaagaaagaggaggttAAGGATGGGATGCAGGCAGAGGAAGGCGGTGGTCGAAGCAATAACAATGAAATTGTAATAGAAACAAAGGATACTAGCAGGACTAAAGACAATAAggatgaaaaagagaaagaaaagagtggTGGGAAAGGTAGAAAAACTGAGAGAGCTCTTCCTGAGGCTCCAAAACTGAAAGGCCGGCTGCTCGGTGTGTATACTTTCAGCATCCTGGTGAAAGTCCTCCTGGAGGTTAGCTTTATTGTCGGCCTCTGGTTCCTTTATgacggcttctttgttgtccctAAATTTGAGTGCACAGGGTTCCCTTGTCCTCATACAGTGGACTGCTTTGTCTCTCGGCCCACAGAGAAGACCATCTTTACCATCTACACTCAGGTGATCGCTGCCATCTCCCTTTTTCTCAACTTTGTTGAACTCTTACATCTACTTCAGCTTGCCATCTCTCATCGGCTTGAGAAACGCTACCGTATCCAGCACTTACCTCGGCCCAAGCAACTACCAGCCCTACAAGATGCTACAGAAGTCCACACAGAAATGGCACAGGCTTACGACGTAGGGACACATGTCCAACTCCCTGTGCATGGTGAGACTGTTTGCTACCCCAGCCCCTGCGAGAGCTACGGGGACATGGCGATAGAAGTGCACTGTGCACCTGGGGAAGCTGGGAATGACGTGCTTCCAAGTTATATGAACTGCATGGAGGCTATGAGGACTACACATTTCCCTCGAGCTCAccataagaaacacacacaccacacagggAAAAATAGTAAGGGTGCCCATAAGGGacactcaaaacaaaaacattatgtATAA